One Pseudomonadota bacterium genomic region harbors:
- a CDS encoding sulfurtransferase TusA family protein, with protein MADQTLNAKGLNCPLPVLKAKKALGSIPTGGTLEVLATDPGAVKDFAAFCRQTGNQLLESNEDGGVFSFLIRRTA; from the coding sequence ATGGCCGACCAAACCCTCAACGCCAAGGGCCTCAACTGCCCGCTACCGGTTCTCAAGGCTAAAAAAGCGCTCGGCAGCATCCCCACCGGCGGCACCCTGGAAGTCCTTGCGACTGACCCGGGCGCGGTAAAGGATTTCGCCGCCTTCTGCCGCCAAACGGGCAACCAACTGCTCGAATCGAACGAAGACGGCGGAGTCTTCTCGTTCCTGATCCGGCGCACTGCCTGA